The Temnothorax longispinosus isolate EJ_2023e chromosome 12, Tlon_JGU_v1, whole genome shotgun sequence genome includes a window with the following:
- the LOC139822734 gene encoding sperm-associated antigen 6, with amino-acid sequence MTARSILQVFDQYQKARLLFVQSVADLASKSNNIDCLEAAGAIDLLRPLLADAVPSIQHVAAIALGKLANHNPRLAHAVVRKDVLYTSLAIKRNVLSQKFYKKAALFVLRAIAKHSPELALIVVHNDGLQTIVRCLEDFDPGVKEAAAWALGYIARHNKNLAQAAVDTGAIPLLVLCLQEPELYIKQIGASAISDMSKHSIELAQAVVDAGAIFFLAKTLANLDAKAKRQALLALSSIAKHSADLAEAVVEAGILPDILVHMAHPDENVGRVAAILTREICKHTFELAQLVVNSGGIAALIELINTSKSATRLPAIMALGYIAGHSDQLAVAVIGSKGVVQLAVVLQEETEDHILAVTVWAIGQIGKHTPEHAKAIAVANILSKLLELHNDPKSSEDLKAKCNTALKQILQKCMYVEALESLLHDVPPNILKYVLGQFSKVRFYNPIETTEHLTIVITWRRELTVSENLLNII; translated from the exons TTTTCGATCAGTATCAAAAGGCGCGGTTGCTGTTCGTGCAGTCTGTCGCGGATCTGGCCTCAAAGTCGAACAACATCGACTGCCTGGAAGCGGCTGGTGCGATAGACCTCCTGCGTCCTTTGCTAGCGGACGCCGTACCGTCCATCCAACACGTGGCCGCGATCGCTCTCGGCAAGCTGGCGAATCACAATCCCAGACTGGCGCACGCCGTCGTTAGAAAAGACGTACT atatacttCTTTAGCTATTAAGAGAAATGTATTGTCgcagaaattttataagaaagcGGCGTTGTTCGTCCTGCGAGCGATAGCCAAGCATTCGCCGGAACTGGCGTTAATAGTCGTACACAACGACGGCTTGCAGACTATAGTCAGATGCCTGGAAGACTTCGATCCTGGAGTGAAGGAAGCGGCCGCTTGGGCACTGGGATATATCGCGAGGCATAATAAGAACTTGGCTCAAGCGGCAGTGGATACCG GCGCGATACCTCTTCTCGTATTGTGTCTGCAAGAGCCCGaattgtatattaaacaaatcGGCGCGTCGGCCATCAGCGACATGAGTAAACACAGTATCGAACTCGCGCAGGCAGTGGTGGATGCCGGGGCAATCTTCTTCCTCGCGAAAACTCTGGCCAATCTCGATGCCAAGGCGAAG CGTCAAGCGTTATTAGCGCTGAGCAGCATAGCCAAGCACTCCGCAGATTTGGCGGAGGCTGTGGTTGAGGCAGGGATCTTACCAGACATTTTGGTACACATGGCACATCCGGATGAGAATGTCGGTAGAGTCGCGGCGATTTTAACCAGGGAGATCTGCAAACACACGTTTGAG TTGGCGCAACTTGTGGTGAACTCCGGCGGCATCGCTGCGCTTATCGAATTAATTAACACCTCAAAGTCGGCGACCAGATTACCGGCGATCATGGCACTCGGTTACATCGCCGGTCATTCCGATCAGCTGGCCGTGGCTGTGATAGGATCCAAA GGTGTCGTGCAATTAGCGGTCGTGCTGCAAGAGGAAACGGAAGATCATATTCTCGCGGTGACCGTCTGGGCTATCGGGCAAATTGGCAAGCACACGCCCGAACATGCAAAAGCGATTGCGGTTGCGAACATATTGTCCAAGCTATTGGAG TTGCATAACGATCCGAAAAGTTCCGAGGATCTGAAGGCGAAATGTAACACGGCGTTAAAGCAGATTCTACAAAAATGCATGTACGTCGAGGCTCTTGAATCCCTGTTGCACGACGTGCCCCCTAATATCCTGAAATATGTATTGGGACAATTTAGCAAGGTAAGATTTTACAATCCAATCGAGACGACTGAACATCTCACGATCGTAATAACGTGGCGAAGAGAATTAACAGTATCcgagaatttattaaacataatatgA
- the LOC139823093 gene encoding uncharacterized protein: MINNQHCVILNTGEANNYHQPVSAKPSVVSVSSIDSDVSDRRDVREELYAGIFRRHRKTILVLGSFLKMLRKYLDRLHDLSRIYALIALRFETHQKFW, from the exons ATGATAAATAATCAGCATTGTGTGATCCTTAACACGGGCGAGGCCAACAATTATCATCAACCGGTCTCGGCCAAGCCCTCGGTTGTCTCGGTATCGAGCATCGACTCTGATGTCAGCGACAGAAGGGACGTACGCGAAGAACTGTACGCCGGGATCTTTAGGAGGCACAGAAAAACTATACTGGTATTAGGCAGTTTTCTCAAGATGTTAAGG aaatatttgGACAGGTTGCATGATCTGAGCCGGATATACGCCTTAATTGCTTTAAGATTTGAAACGCACCAAAAGTTTTGGTAA